The following DNA comes from Pirellulales bacterium.
CCAGATACCGGCTGGGCGGCCCGGCGGCGTCGAGAGGAGCGATGCCGATCTTCCAGCCCTCTTGGCCGGGCGGAGGACCGGCCGCCAGAATGTCGCCGCTGGCGTCGATCAATGCCCGGTGGATGCCATGCCGCCGGAGCACGGCCATCGCCTGATCGACGGCATAGCCGGCGGCGATCCCGCCCAGATCGAGCCGCATGCCGGGCGCGAGAAGCTGGGCGGTGTGCCGGGAAGGGTCGAGTTTCAGCTTTTGGTAGCCCACCACCGCCCGCGCTTCGGCCAGCCGCTCGGCCGCGGGGAACTCCTTGTTGCGACGTGCCCGACGCCACAACCGCACGTAGGGGCCGACGGTCGCGTCGAACGCGCCCCCGCTCCGTTCGGCCAATTGTTGCGAACGCTCCAGCACCGTCCAAAGGTCGGTGCCGAGCGGCACCGCGCGGCCTTTGCCGGCCGTGTCGCTGAGCTTCGAGAGTTCGCTGTCGGGTTTGTAATCGCTGAGGATACGGTCGAGTTCGGCGATGCGATCGAAGGCGGCTTCGGCGGCGAGGTTTGCGGAGCGTTCTTGCGGTGCGTACAATGTGATCTTTACCGCGGCGCCCATCAGGGTCCGCTCGTAGGCGAAGCGGTGCAACTCTTGGTCGGCGGCAGCCGCCTGCACGGTTGCGGCGACGAGGAGTTGCACGAGCGGACAAGCTAAAATTGGCATGGCGGTTTTTGGAACATGGCGGGCAACCAGTGACGATGAGACTGCTTCATGAGCTTAAGCGATACAATGGCAATGGTATATGGACGGCCTGGGAAGGCCATCCTCCTGGCGAGTCTGCTTTGCCTTCGTGCGGCTCCCGCCGGTGCCGCTGAAAACGGCAGCCGTCCGGTGCTCAAGGTCGCCAATGCGGAGGCGAAGAGCGAGGCCGAGATGAAGCCCTACACCGACCGCATCAGCGATTCGGAAGCGAGCTTCGAGATGGTGCCCATCCGCGGCGGCATGTTTCGCATGGGCAGCCCCGACAACGAGCCCGGCCGGCAAGACGACGAAGGGCCGGCTCACGAGGTGAAGGTCGCTCCCTTCTGGATGGGCAAGTATGAAGTCACCTGGGACGAATATGAAGTTTTCATGTTCGCCCTCGATGTTGCCCGCCGCAAGATCGCCGGCAAGCAGCCGGGCGAGCTCGAGAAGCTGGCCGACGCCGTGACGCGGCCCACCAAGCCCTACACCGACATGAGCTTTGGCATGGGCAAGGGAAGCTTCCCGGCGATTTGCATGACGCAGCTTGCGGCCAAGAAATATTGCCAGTGGCTCAGCGCCAAGACGGGCCGCTACTACCGCTTGCCGACGGAGGCCGAGTGGGAATATGCCTGCCGGGCCGGCAGCCAGACCGCCTATTCCTTCGGCGACGACGCCTCGAAGCTGCCGGAGTACGCCTGGTTCTACGAAAACAGCCACGACTCCTACCACAAAGTTGGCGAGAAGAAGCCGAATCCCTGGGGGCTGTTCGACATGCACGGCAACGTGGCTGAATGGTGTACCGATCAATACGTGCCGGATTTCTACCAGGAATTCGCCGGCAAAACGGCCGATAATCCGATGGCCGTGCCGACGACCGTCGAGCCGTGCGTGGTGCGCGGCGGCTCGTGGGACGACGACCCGCCCCTCTTGCGGAGCGCCGCCCGGCGGGGGAGCGAAAAAGACTGGAAACAGCAAGACCCCCAGGTGCCGCAGAGCATTTGGTATTATACTGACGCGTTGTTTGTGGGCTTCCGCGTCGTGCGTCCGCTGGCTGTGCCCGGCGACAAAGACAAGGAGAAGTACGAGTTGAACCTCGACGTAATTGATACGAACAGGCAATAGGCATCAGGCATCAGGCATCAGGCATCAGGTGACGCCGAGACCCTGAACCCTGAACCCTGACGCCTGACGCCTGACGCCTGACGCCTGAAGCCTTTCACCCCCACGCCCCTTTTTAACGGAGAACCGAAATGAGCCATCCATCCGACCACACTCGACGCGAGATCCCTTCACGCCGCGACTTCATCAAGACTTCGTCGGCGGCCATGATCGGCGGCAGCCTGATAGGCAGCTTGGGTGTCGCCCGTAGCGCGCACGCGGGCGTCGACGAGACCATCAAGATCGGCCTGATTGGCTGCGGCGGCCGAGGCACGGGCGCGGCCAAAGATGTGATGAACAGCAACCACAAGGTCAAGCTGGTGGCCATGGGCGACGCCTTCGAAGACCGCCTGAACGGCAGTCTGCACGGCATCAAGGGCGAGGCCGAGAAAGAGAAAGCCGACCGCACCAAGCAAAACAAGCCTTTCAACTTCGAGGTCGATGTTCCCAAGGAGCGGCAGTTTGTCGGCTTCGACGCTTACAAGAAGGTGCTCGACGCCGGCGTGGACCTGGTCATTCTGGCCACGCCGCCCGGCTTCCGCCCGATCCACTTTGCCGCGGCCGTTGAGGCGGGCAAGCACGTGTTCATGGAAAAGCCGGTGGCCGTCGATGCACCGGGCGTCCGGGCCGTGCTCGACGCGGCGAAGCGGGCCAAAGAGAAGAACCTCGGCGTGGGCGTCGGTCTGCAGCGCCGCCATCAAAAGGCCTACATCGAGACCATCAAGCGCCTGCAAGACGGCGCGATCGGCGACATCGTCACCATGCGGGCTTATTGGAACGGCGGAGGCGTGTGGGTGCGTCCTCGCGAGCAAGGCCAGACCGAGATGGAGTACCAGATGCGCAACTGGTACTATTTCAATTGGCTGTGCGGCGACCACATCGTCGAGCAGCACATTCACAATCTCGACGTGATCAACTGGCTCAAGGGCGCCTATCCGGTCAAGGCCCAAGGGATGGGCGGCCGCCAGGTGCGCACCGGCGCGGACTACGGCGAGATTTACGATCACCACGCCGTCGAGTTCGAGTACGCCGATGGCTCGCGGATGTTCAGTTACTGCCGCCACATTCCCAACTGCTGGGACAGCGTCTCGGAGCATGCCCAAGGCACCAAGGGTTCGGCCGACATCAGCGGGCACGAGATCCGCGTGACGGGCGAAGACCGCTGGAAGTATCGCGCCGAGCGCGGCACGTCGGATGGCAACCCCTACGTCGTCGAGCACCAGGATCTGATCGCCAGCATCCTTTCGGGCAACCCGTATAACGAGGCCGAATACGGCGCGCTGAGCACGATGACGGCCATTTACGGCCGCATGTGTACCTATTCGGGCAAGATGATTTCCTGGAACGACGCGCTGAACTCGCAGCTCAGCCTGGGACCGAAGGAATACGCCTGGAACGCGGCCCCGCCGGTGCCGACCGTCGCCGTGCCGGGTCATACGCAGGTGGTGTGACGCAGGCGTTAGGGCGGATTATTCAGCGGCCCGCGAATTCGCGCGCAGGGCCACCGCGCCTTTCCGGCCGGCCTCGCCGGCTTGGCGGTCGCGGTACGTCATCGTCGGTGTCCGCCCCAGCCAACCGGCGGGCAATTTCATGGGATTCGTTCGTCGAGCGGCACATCCGGCCCGACCGGAGCCGCTGGACCTATTAAGAAGCATAGCTTGACCTCGGCACGGATGACCCATCTTCCCCCTTTGCCGCTGCGCACTAGACTTTTTATAGAGTTCCTGAAATTGCTTTACCGCCTACCCTCCTTTCACAGCGCCGCGAATTGCCGTGATTATCATTCTGAAACCCGAGGTCACCGAAAGACAACTCCAGCACGTCATCGATCGCGTCGAGTCGCTCGGCCTGAGAGCCCATCTCAGCCGCGGCACTTACCGCACCATCATCGGCGTGATCGGCGATGAAGCCAAGCTGCAAGCGTCGCCGCTGGAAGCCATTCCCGGTGTGGCCAGCGTCGTGCCGATCTTGCCGCCCTTCAAGCTGGCCAGTAAGGAGGCCCAACCGGAGCCGAGCATCGTCGTGGTGGCCGGCGTCAAGATCGGCGGCGGCCATCTGGCCATGATCGCCGGCCCCTGCGCCGTCGAGAGCGCCCAACGGATGGATGTGATCGCCAGGGCCGTCAAGGCGGCCGGGGCGAACCTCTTGCGCGGCGGCGCCTTCAAGCCACGCACCAGCCCCTATGCCTTCCAGGGAAAGGGCGAGGAAGGCCTGAAGATTCTTCGCGATACGGGCGACAAGTACGGCTTGCCGGTCGTCACCGAGGTGATGGATCCCCGTCAAGTCGTGCTGGTCGATCGCTATACCGACATGTTTCAAATCGGTGCCCGCAACATGCAGAATTATCCGCTGCTCACCGAAGTCGGCCAGACGAACAAGCCGGTGCTGCTCAAGCGCGGCATGTGCGCTTCGGTCAAAGACCTGCTGATGAGCGCCGAATACATCTTGTCGGAAGGAAACTCCAACGTGGTGCTTTGCGAGCGGGGCGTGAAGGGCTTCGACGCGACCACGCGCAACCTGTTCGACGTGGCGGCGGTGCCCTTGAGCAAGTCGCTGTCGCACCTGCCGATCATCGTCGATCCGAGCCACGCCACCGGCCGGCCCGACTTGATCGGGCCTTGCGCTCTGGCGGGCGTGGCCGCCGGCGCCGACGGCGTGCATATCGAGGTCCATCATTGCCCGGAGGAGGCGTTTTCCGATGGTCCGCAGGCGCTGTTGCCCAAGCAGTATGCGGAGGTGGCCGCGCAAATCCGGTCGTTGGCCGCCTTGTTCGGCAAGCAGGTGTCGCGCGCCGAAAAAATCGAAGATTACGCCGCGGGGCGGGAACTGGCGCTGGCGGGAGTCCGATGAGGCGGCGATTGCCGTTTTGCCTGGCGGGGGGTCCGGCCCGGCCCGCCGCCCATGCTTCTAGTGAGTGCGTTGCTCCGGCGCCGGCAGTTGCCCAATCTGATGAGCTGGCGGCGGTACGAAACGATATTCGCCGCCGGTCAAACGGGCGATCTGCTCCAGGTCCCGGCAGCTCCGGGCATCCTCGTAGGCGATGGTATGAATCGGCGTGCGGGCGCCCTTCTGCCGGTCGATGAGTTCGAAGACGCTTGTCGCTTGCTGATCGAACCTGCCGTCGGACAACAAGAAGAGCGCGCTCGGCCGCATCTTCAGCGCAAGCTGCAGGGCGCGGCGCGGATCGGTCGATTCGCCGGTGCGGACGGAGGCCAGCCAGGCGTTCAAACGGCGTTTGTTTTCGGGTGTCGCCGGCAAGGCCCGCGGGAGAACCGACTCGTCGTCGAACATGCGGCGCGTCTCACCGTTGAACAACACCACATAGAACGACTGGCCGGGCGAGAGCCGTTCAATGGAGGCCCTCAACTCCGCCAACGCCCGAATCAAGCGGCTTATCTGGCCGGGTCCTCTTCCCCAGCCGATATTCATGCTGGGTGAGATATCGACGACGTACACGAATTGATCGCCAAGAGCCGCCGTACCGAAAAACGACGCTCCTTCCGTCGAGCTTTGCGGAGTGCTGGGCGGATTGTCGGAACGGTGGGGCGCGTCGAGCCAGCACACTTCCGGCGCCACGGCCTCGATGGCATGATCCGATTCGGCAAACGGGGCGCTTTCCAGGGCCAGGATGTCGCTGGCATCCGGCGGCATCACCCACTCGGTCGTCACGAGAATCTCCGGCTCCGGAAACGGCTCCGCGGTTCCCACGGCGAGCAGCAACGTCTGACCCGGCCCGAAGAGCACGGAGTGCATGAGAACGGTCAATACCACAAGGGCGATTACATGGACCGTCAACGACGTCAGCAGGCTGCGTCGAAGTATGCGGCGTGACAAGCGGTCGGTGGCCATGGCGGCCTCCCTTGCGGAGAGCGGGCGGCCGACGGAGTTCCGCCGCCGACTCCCGCTCAAACCGCTTCTATTGTCCTTCCACTGCTGGGAAAACGCAAGCTACCGCGTTCGGCTTTTGGCCGCGATTTCACGGGTCCAGAAGCTCGAGCATCCGGCCCTCGATTTCCAGCGACACTCCCTGGCAGTCGAGGTCGATGGAAACAAGCACTCGCGAGGCGGGGCAAAGGCGGACCACGCTTCCTTCGACGCCGGTCAACACGCCGCGTCGCACCCGCACGCGGTCTCCCGGTCGAATGCGTGGCCGGGCGGTGGCACAAGGCATCGCCGCGGGCTGCGGCGACGCCCGGCCGAAGTCGTCGGCCGAAAAGAAAAATCCTATGCGGTTCCTGCTCATCCTGGTGTTCCTCTGGTTCCTTGCGGCGGTCATGGCCCGGCGGTGCGACACCAGAAAATGATAGCCCCCGGCAGCCGGCAAGGAAATACGCCGTCAAGCGTAAAACTGCTTTTTGTAGCAATTATGAGAACGAGGCGCAAAGCGCCGGTTTTATTGAAATTCGGAGGCGGGCCCGCCTGGGACGGTCTTTGAGAGAGGCTCCCGGCGCGCTCCGCGCCGATGTTGACACCGCCCTCAGCCGCTCGCCACGCCGGTCGGGCGGCGGCGCCGCAAAAAGCCGAACCCCAGCAGCGGCAGGCCGCTGGCCAGCAGGGCCAGCGTGCTCGGCTCGGGAACGCTCGGGTCGACCGACGAATTCACCTGAACGATGCCGGGCGAAGTGAATTGAATCGTTTCCGTCAACGACAGCGAGAAAGGCTGCGTCTGTGGGGCGCCCGCCAGCGAGACCAACGCCGACGGCGAAGACCCCAGGGTTGAGAAGATCCCCGGCCCGCTCCCATACGACAGTGTGGAGACACCGCTGCCGCTGGTCCGTCCCAGGTCGCTCGTGTCCAAGGCGGCGGTCAAGCGAATGTTCTCGCCGGGGGCCACGGCGCCGTCCGTTGCCAGGGCCAGATTCACCCACGTCGGCGAAACGGCCGTCGACAAGGTGGCATCGGTCTGCGTCACCGTGACCGTCAGCGTCAGCGGGGCGCTCGGGCTGACCAGGACGGCGGCGAGGGTATTAAGGTCGAAGTAAACGTCGGTCGGGGTAACGATATCGACGGCGGTGCTCACATCCAGCATCGAGCCGCCGAGCAGGCCGACAAAAGCGAGCGATCCGGGAGCGAGGGCCACGCCGTCGCCCGAGTTCGTGGTGCTGCCGTCGGTTTCGCTCACGGTCATGGTGAAAGCCGCCTCGGCCGGCGACGCCGCCAGAGCGGCGACCACCGTGGCCGCGGCCAGCAAACGCGTCTTCGTTCCGATGTGCATGTCAATCTCTCCCAAAAAAGGAATCGTGTCTTTCCGTACCAGCAGCGCGTGAAAACGTGCCGGCCGCCGAGCAAAACCGGCTCTCGGGCAGATAGTTCGAGCCAGAAGTCTCCGTGCTGCTTCGCACCAGCGCACGACGTGGCGCCGCGGCGTTCGTTGCCGCCCATGCCTTTTACGCACGAACCAACTCAAAGAAGGGACGAGATTGAACGTGGATTGCAGTGAGACGCGCCGGGCGTGGTTCGCTCAGGCAATCGGCTCTTGGCGGGCTGCACCCAAATCGGCAAACAGTTTCCCCAATCTTTGCACCTGCCTGACGCACGCGTGCCCCAGGCAACTCCTCCAGTACGGTTCCAAGTGATAAGAATAATCGAGCGGGTGCGGCCGTCAATAGCCAAATTGGGCCAGATACCGCATAGCCCAGAGGTCTTGGTCCGCGTGAAGTGGTGCTAGCGCGAGCCCGGCAAGACTGCGCCGCCGGGCGATTGCGACCAACGCATGGCGTTGCGGTTGGAGTAATAGGCCACCAGAGCGACGACATAGTGAAGCCATGCCAGGCCCGATAGCACCGCTGTCAGCGAGAGCACGGGGAGCACCGACCCCGGCTCTGCGTACAAGCCTCCGAAGTCGTAATTCCAGCCCAACACCATCGCCAAGCAAAGCAACATGGCCGAGGGCATATCGGCGCCACAAGCGGGGCAGGAAATGTTCATAAATCACCTCGGCGTTCAGGGCAAAGCGATTTTAACTGAGAATCACGGCGCTGCGAAGCGGGCGCACGCCGGGCCGTGCGAGATTTTTTTGACCGCGCTTCATTCGCAACCTAGCCTTTTAATGTCTCGGCGAAGAAGCTCTTCCTAGCCGAACGAACAGGCCTCCGTGGCACCTCGTCCCTCACGCGACGGTTCCGTCGCTGAAGGCGCTGCGGCCGCCTGAATGTCGCGTTTCACGTCTTAACAACCACTTTCTTTTGCAACCGTTGCCGACAAAGCGCGCGCGGCCGGACCCGGCCGTTGCGGGTGGCGGCGCTTTCGGACCGGCCAAGGTGCCCTATGCCGACGTTTCAACTCTGTTGCGCCAGCGAACTCGACCCGGCGGAACCCGATGGCGATTCGATCGCCTACAAACTCGCGGAAAACTTTCACGAGCGCGACGCCGCTTTTCGGCTGGTCTATCACGCGTATACCCGCGCCGGGCTGATCGAAGACAATCCTCACGAGATGCGGGTCACCCCGTACCAGTTGCTCGACACGACCGACGTGATCGTCGCCGTCTGTGACGGCGAGGTGATCAGCACCGTCAGCCTGGTCTGCGACGGCGACCTTGGCTTGCCGATGGAAGGGATTTACGGTGACGAGGTCGCGAGGTATCGCCGGCGGGGCATTCGCGTGGCGGAGGTCTCTTCGTTGGCCGACCGGCGCAGCCAGCTTTCGCGTACCTTGCCGGTGTTCGTGCCGTTGATGCGGCTGATGGTTCAGGCCGCCCGTTATCGCGGCGTCGAAGAACTGCTTGTCGCGGTTCATCCGCGACACGCTCGCTTCTATCAGCGGTTTCTTAGTTTCGAAGCGGTGGGCGCGGAGAAGTCGTATCCGCTGGTGCGAAACAATCCGGCCGTGGCCCTATCGTTGGATTTTGCGCGTCTCGACCGCGTTCGTCCGGTGAACTACGAGACTTTTTTCGGCGCGCCGCTGGCCGAGGAGCAGCTTGTCGGCCGGCCGATGTCCGATCGCGAACGGCGATGGTTCGCGCCCGCGGCGGAGTACGGCGGCGGTTTCACGTTGGTCGGCCCCGGCGACGAGGCGAGGCTCCGCAACGGCGCGGCGGTGGCGTGAGCGGGTCGCGACGTAATGCGGCAAGGCCCAGAACGGCAGGTCGGGCCGTTCATGGTGTTCGAAGTGCGCCCAGGTGTTGTGCGGCAGGAAAGCTCGCTGCCACCAACGCGGTCGGCAGCGGTGCGTGCCCGTCGTGCCCCAGTGTTCGGTGTAGGCGCGCAAGCGGAAGAACGCCCAAAAGCTGGTGAGGAAGGCGGCATGCCACAACAAGACGGCCCACAACAGGCCGCACCAGTAGGCGGCAAAAGCAATGCCCGACCAGAACAGGGCGGGTCCGAGCGGGCTCGGCCGGTAGTGTTTGAAATACCAACCCGACTCGATTGCGCCCAAACCGATTAGGTCGAGTAGAAACCAGCGCACGACGTTCATCGCCGTCAACGGCGGGTCGTCGCCGGGAGCGATTCCCTTCCAGCCCGTCTCCGGGTCGTCGACGGTCCCCACATGTCGATGATGGGCGAAGTGGAACCGGCGGTAGGGTTCCAGGTCGGTCCACAGCGGCCAAAACGAGAGCAGACAGGTAAGCCAATCGTTGGCCGCGCGATCGCGGCATATCAAGCGATGCGCGCCGTCGTGCCCCAACAGCGACAAGGCGTGTTGGCGGTTCCCGACAATCAACCAGGCCACGACATAACCCGGCCAACGATCGATGACGTGCGCCGCGGCAAGACTGGCCAGAATCACCGACCAGTCCGCAGCCGCGGCGCGCAGCCAATAGCCCGCTCGACGTTCTTGCAACATGACGCACGGCCTCCGCGCAGGAAGTGTTCAACGACCCACGGCCGGCTTGCATTAAACGTGCCCATGTTCGCTCGGCAAAACTGACGACTGCCTGAAAAAGCGATCTTACTTGGCCACCCCGCATAACGAGCACTGGCGCGACGCTTGCTCTAATGCGTCGCGGACCAACCTTGACCGACGGAGCGAAAATGCCGGCCCAAGTATTCTTCCGAACAAAGAACGTCGAGGGCGGCGCGACGGCTCCCATCGTTTGCAAAACCGCGACGACGCAGCAGGAGCGCGCCGGCGCCTTCCGATTGTTGTACGAAGCCTACGTCAAGGCCGGGCTGATGGCGGCCAACGGCTATCAGATGCGGGTGACGGTGCATCACCTCTTGCCGACGACCACGCTGTTCGTCGCCGTGCAGGCCGACGAAGTGGTCGCCACGATCAGCTTGATCGGCGACGGCCGGCTGGGCTTGCCGATGGAGTGCGTATACGGTCCCGATGTCCAACGGCTGCGCGAGCCAGCCTGCTGGTTGGGCGAAGTGTCGTGCTTGGCCTGCCGCGAGCGGCAGCTCTTCTCGCGCTTGGACATGCTCGTGAGCCTGATGGGCCTGACGCCTAAAAAAGATACCCGGAATCTCGTTGACGCGGTGGCCCAGCCTACTTTCAATGAACAGAACCTCTTTCGCCCCCGTAGGCGACTTGGGCGAGAAAAGGGGCTCTTTTGTGCGTCGGGCAGACACTTTGTGCGTCGGGCAGACAACGGAACGTCTTTACCCAAACCCCCGCGCGCCATGCGCCCTATCTCATTTTCCCCCACTCCGACTGGAGGGCGGCGGAAAAATGTGCCGAAAAAAGAGGAGCGGCCGTAAGCTTGATCGTCTATTACCTCCGCGCGCTAAGGCTCGCTTGTCGAATCGCTCTGGCTATACTCATGCAGCGCGCCACCGACCAATTCTCCGACCACGAACTGACCCTTCGGGGCGGATCGTTGCCCCCGTCCATCTTGCTCAGTT
Coding sequences within:
- a CDS encoding FAD:protein FMN transferase — protein: MPILACPLVQLLVAATVQAAAADQELHRFAYERTLMGAAVKITLYAPQERSANLAAEAAFDRIAELDRILSDYKPDSELSKLSDTAGKGRAVPLGTDLWTVLERSQQLAERSGGAFDATVGPYVRLWRRARRNKEFPAAERLAEARAVVGYQKLKLDPSRHTAQLLAPGMRLDLGGIAAGYAVDQAMAVLRRHGIHRALIDASGDILAAGPPPGQEGWKIGIAPLDAAGPPSRYL
- a CDS encoding formylglycine-generating enzyme family protein — its product is MVYGRPGKAILLASLLCLRAAPAGAAENGSRPVLKVANAEAKSEAEMKPYTDRISDSEASFEMVPIRGGMFRMGSPDNEPGRQDDEGPAHEVKVAPFWMGKYEVTWDEYEVFMFALDVARRKIAGKQPGELEKLADAVTRPTKPYTDMSFGMGKGSFPAICMTQLAAKKYCQWLSAKTGRYYRLPTEAEWEYACRAGSQTAYSFGDDASKLPEYAWFYENSHDSYHKVGEKKPNPWGLFDMHGNVAEWCTDQYVPDFYQEFAGKTADNPMAVPTTVEPCVVRGGSWDDDPPLLRSAARRGSEKDWKQQDPQVPQSIWYYTDALFVGFRVVRPLAVPGDKDKEKYELNLDVIDTNRQ
- a CDS encoding Gfo/Idh/MocA family oxidoreductase translates to MSHPSDHTRREIPSRRDFIKTSSAAMIGGSLIGSLGVARSAHAGVDETIKIGLIGCGGRGTGAAKDVMNSNHKVKLVAMGDAFEDRLNGSLHGIKGEAEKEKADRTKQNKPFNFEVDVPKERQFVGFDAYKKVLDAGVDLVILATPPGFRPIHFAAAVEAGKHVFMEKPVAVDAPGVRAVLDAAKRAKEKNLGVGVGLQRRHQKAYIETIKRLQDGAIGDIVTMRAYWNGGGVWVRPREQGQTEMEYQMRNWYYFNWLCGDHIVEQHIHNLDVINWLKGAYPVKAQGMGGRQVRTGADYGEIYDHHAVEFEYADGSRMFSYCRHIPNCWDSVSEHAQGTKGSADISGHEIRVTGEDRWKYRAERGTSDGNPYVVEHQDLIASILSGNPYNEAEYGALSTMTAIYGRMCTYSGKMISWNDALNSQLSLGPKEYAWNAAPPVPTVAVPGHTQVV
- the aroF gene encoding 3-deoxy-7-phosphoheptulonate synthase; the protein is MIIILKPEVTERQLQHVIDRVESLGLRAHLSRGTYRTIIGVIGDEAKLQASPLEAIPGVASVVPILPPFKLASKEAQPEPSIVVVAGVKIGGGHLAMIAGPCAVESAQRMDVIARAVKAAGANLLRGGAFKPRTSPYAFQGKGEEGLKILRDTGDKYGLPVVTEVMDPRQVVLVDRYTDMFQIGARNMQNYPLLTEVGQTNKPVLLKRGMCASVKDLLMSAEYILSEGNSNVVLCERGVKGFDATTRNLFDVAAVPLSKSLSHLPIIVDPSHATGRPDLIGPCALAGVAAGADGVHIEVHHCPEEAFSDGPQALLPKQYAEVAAQIRSLAALFGKQVSRAEKIEDYAAGRELALAGVR
- a CDS encoding PEP-CTERM sorting domain-containing protein (PEP-CTERM proteins occur, often in large numbers, in the proteomes of bacteria that also encode an exosortase, a predicted intramembrane cysteine proteinase. The presence of a PEP-CTERM domain at a protein's C-terminus predicts cleavage within the sorting domain, followed by covalent anchoring to some some component of the (usually Gram-negative) cell surface. Many PEP-CTERM proteins exhibit an unusual sequence composition that includes large numbers of potential glycosylation sites. Expression of one such protein has been shown restore the ability of a bacterium to form floc, a type of biofilm.) — its product is MHIGTKTRLLAAATVVAALAASPAEAAFTMTVSETDGSTTNSGDGVALAPGSLAFVGLLGGSMLDVSTAVDIVTPTDVYFDLNTLAAVLVSPSAPLTLTVTVTQTDATLSTAVSPTWVNLALATDGAVAPGENIRLTAALDTSDLGRTSGSGVSTLSYGSGPGIFSTLGSSPSALVSLAGAPQTQPFSLSLTETIQFTSPGIVQVNSSVDPSVPEPSTLALLASGLPLLGFGFLRRRRPTGVASG
- a CDS encoding fatty acid desaturase, with product MLQERRAGYWLRAAAADWSVILASLAAAHVIDRWPGYVVAWLIVGNRQHALSLLGHDGAHRLICRDRAANDWLTCLLSFWPLWTDLEPYRRFHFAHHRHVGTVDDPETGWKGIAPGDDPPLTAMNVVRWFLLDLIGLGAIESGWYFKHYRPSPLGPALFWSGIAFAAYWCGLLWAVLLWHAAFLTSFWAFFRLRAYTEHWGTTGTHRCRPRWWQRAFLPHNTWAHFEHHERPDLPFWALPHYVATRSRHRRAVAEPRLVAGADQRETAAVLRRGREPSPFAIGHRPADKLLLGQRRAEKSLVVHRTNAVETRKIQR